GCGGCGGTTCTGCTCTACTTCTACGGCATCATCGCCGCCGGACTGGCAAAGGGAACCATCCTCAACTACACCTACCCCATCTGGGCGGCGATCCTCGCGCCGTTCCTGCTGCGAGAGCGCGTCCGACCGGGCTTATGGATCGCCGTCATCGCCGCTTTCGCCGGGCTGTACCTGCTCGTCGTGCCGAGCGAGGGCATCGGCTCCGTGACACACCACGATCTGATCGCGCTGGCGGGAGGCTTTCTGGCGGGGATCGCCGTCTTGGCGATCAAGCGGCTCCGCGACACCGAGTCGTCGTGGACGATCTTCCTGTCTCAGTCAGTCTTCGGGTTGGCGATGGTCGGGTACTGGACGGCACAGCGCCCTTTCCGTTTCCCGGTCGCCGGATGGGTCGTGCTGGTGAGCATCGGCGCGGTCGCCACCATCGGGCAACTGCTGATGACCTATTCGTACAAGCACGTCGGCGGAACCGAGGGCTCGCTGCTGGGGCTGTTGACGCCTGTCGGGAACGTCATCGTCGGGGTTACCGCGTTCGGCGAGGCGTTCAGCGCCCGAGCGCTGTGCGGGGGCGTGGTCGTTCTCCTCGCCTGCGCGTATGCCGCGATCCCGCCTCGACACGAGCCATCTCCGGCGCATGTGGCGTTCCCGCCGGTCAACCCGGATGCCGCGTCCTAGTTGACATCGCGGGCGGGTCCACTCACCGCGCACGGAACCATCACCGAATCGACCATCCCGTGCAGAACCTTCTTGTCGGCGGGGCACACCGTCGCGAGGATGCCTCCCAGCTTCGCCTTGTCGTTGGCGACGAAGTAGTAGGGCGTCAGCCGGGCTCTGCCGCTCATCCGCATCACGGCGCGTCGGTCGAAGTCGTAGTAGGAGACATCAGCCCGCCTGCCCTTGTGGAACGCCTGCATCACGTGGGGCGAGGTCGGGAACGCGTCGAGCGCTTGGCGCAAGCTCTCCGCCCAGGTCTCCGACGAGACATCGTGACCCACGACCACGCCTCGGCTCCCCCAAGCCAGCGGCGAGTAGCCCGACGGCTTCACGACGAGCTCACGCTCCTGCTGGGAAGCGTCGGCGAACTGCATGAAGTCCTGCACCGCTGCGTTTCGGTGCGTCAGCCCGTGGATCGTCGCATGGGGCGGCAGCGGGCGCGCATCCATGACCCATGTCTGGGGAACCGCCGCGTTCAGGACTCGGAGCGCATCCTTCGGCAGGTTCTGCGCCCAGAACGGACCCAGCGCGGGATGGTGCAGCAGGGCGAAGACCATCTTCTCTTCGAGATACGCCTTCGGAGGCGGTGTCATCAGGACCTGGCGCTTCTTGGCGGCGTAGAGCATGAGCTCGCTCTTCGGGATGTTCTTCAGGTCGAAGAGCTCGAAGAAGCGGTAGACGACATCGAACTTCCGCCGCTCGCCATCGACGACGACGAACAGCCCCTCCTCATCGTCGAACCGGATGTCCCTCGGATGGATCGTCGCGCAGGGCAGGCACGAACGCCGAAGCTCCTCGGCGAGCCAGAGCATCTCCTCGCGATAGTCGCCGGCTTCGTCGGACACGACGATCGCCGTGTTCGGATGCGTCGCGCCAGCGAACGCCCGGATCATCTCGGCGAAGCCCCGCACCATGCCTTCCGCGCCGCCGACAACGCTGTCGCCGAGCTTTGCGTAGAGCCGAGACATCGCTCCGGTGAACCCGATGCCACCGGGAACCGAATCCAACTCGGTGATCACCATGCCATCTTCCGTCGGGATGACATCGGGACGAATCACCAAGGGCAGTTGGCTCTTGAATCGGTTCATGCGCCCGTAGCCGATGACTTCCGCCTCTTTGCCCTGGTCGAGGTACTCGGCGACCCACTCCGGCTGGATGCCCCGGACGGACTGCGAGTAGAGCAGGTTGCACGCTCGGTAGAACGCGATCAGATGCGCTCCGAGAGCTTCGAACCACTCGTACTCTTTGGAAGCCAGCCAGAACGGTTCCGGCGAGATGCGCCAACTGACGTTCGAGTCGGGATGCACTTCCCGCTGCTCGCTGGTGAACAGCCCTCCCGCGGGAAGGCGCTCGTTCAGGCGTAGGCAACGCTCCTCAGGCGTTTGCGGCGGTGTCGAGCCCACTTAGGCTCCTTCCTCTGAGCGAGGTACGGCACGTGTGGTCGATGCCGTGTTGGATACGAAGAGCCGTGCGGCGGTGTGCAGGTCGCGCAGAAGGTCGGACAACGGGAAGTCGAGCGCACGGGCGATGGCTCCGACCGTATCGACGTCGGAGTTCGCGCAGACGCAACAGTTCAGACCGAGATGCCGAAAGACGATGGCGCAGCGCGGGTGACGGCGCAAGACCTCCGCCACCGTCGAACGTGCCGTAATGGCGTTCGACGTACAGCCTTCCTCGCCCGGGTCTCCGTCCATCGCCACGGCGGACGAGCTCCGACGATCCGCGATGTCCACGGCGTTAGGCAGGCGACTCATCCTCCGGGTTCCCAGAAATACGAGGGTCGGGATCCATCGCGTTCAACGCGTCGTAGGGTTTCACGCGCCCGTCGAGCCGCTGGATCTCGGCTTCCAGCCCCTGAACGCGGTCCAGCATGCACTGTAGAGCTCGCACGACTGGGTCCGGCAGATTGTCGTGCTCCAGATCGATCCCGTCGTGGACCGGAGCGCCGTCGCGGAACGTCACACGACCTGGTACGCCCACGACGACCGAGTTGGGCGGCACGTCCTTCACTACGACAGAACCCGCGCCGATGCGAGCCCCATCTCCGATGAGCACCGGTCCCAGAATCTTCGCGCCCGCGCCGACGACCACGTTGTTGCCCACCGTCGGATGGCGCTTCGTCTTCTCGAGACTGCGACCGCCGAGGGTGACGCCGTGGTAGAGCGTCACGTTGTCGCCGATCTCGGCAGTCTCCCCGATGACGACTCCCATCCCGTGGTCGATGAAGAACCCTCTGCCGATGGGAACTGCCGGATGGATTTCGATGCCTGTCATGAAGCGGCTGAACGCGCCGAGCATGCGCGCCGGAAGCTTGAGGTGGCTCCTCCACAGCAAGTGGGCGACACGGTGCATCATCAGCGCGTGCCAACCCGGGTAGAATAGCACGACCTCGAACCAGTTCCGCGCGGCGGGATCCCTTTCGAGCGCTGCGCGAAGGTCTTCACGAATCGCCTGAACCGGTCCTCGGCGTTTGCGCGGAGCAGATGAACCGGCGTCGATCGTTGGTTCCATACGGCTCGGACCCCCTTCCCTTCCGGGGTCGGCGAACGTTTGCTGTCCTGACGTTATACCGCAACCATCCGACCGCTGTCCATGCCGTCACAGAGCCGGCAGCACGACGAAGCGGACGGAGTTGATCTGCTTCTGAGATTGAAGTTCATGGATCAGCTCACGGGGCACGATGCCGTCCACGTTGATCAGCATGACGGCTCTGCCTCCGGGGCCCTCCCTGCCGACGCTCATGTCGGCGATGTTGATTCCGTGCTTGCCCAGGAGCGTCCCGATGACCCCGATCGCGCCGGGCTGGTCGTTGTTGTAGACGAGCAGCATGCCGCCGTCGGGCGTGGCGCTCACATGGTAGTCGTCGAGCATGACGAGTCGCAGCTCGCGTCCGAAGACGGTTCCGCTGATGAGGCGGTCGCCTTTGTCGGTTCTCACGGTCACGGTCAACAGGTTGGCGAAGACGTCATGGCTGCTGCTCCGGGTCTCCGTGACTCGAATGCCCCGCTGCTGCATGTAGAACGGCGCGTTCACGTAGTTGACGAGCTCCGGTAGCGCCGGTGAGAGCAAGCCCTTCTGGACGGCGACGGTCACGGGGGTCACGTTCTTGTCGAACAGCCCGCCCGTGTATTCGACGATCACCTCGTGGATCGTCGCATCGATCAACTGAGCCTGGAGACTCCCCATCTTCTCCGCGAGCTGCAGATAGGGGCCCAAGACCTCGAGCGTCCGCGCATCGACCGAAGGCAGGTTGATCGCGTTCTGCACGGGCTTCCCGCGCAACGCGTTCAGGCACTGCGTCGCGATCTCGATGGAGATGTTCTCCTGCGCCTCCGCCGTCGATGCGCCCAGATGCGGCGTCGCCAGGACGTTTGGCAGCCCGACCAGGTCCGGATCGATCTCCGGCTCGTTCTCGAAGACGTCCAAAGCCGCGCCAGCGCAATGACCCGACTGGATCGACTCCCGCAATGCCACTTCGTCGAAGATGCCCCCACGCGCGCAGTTGACGATGCGCACGCCGCGCTTCATCGCGGCGAACTCCTCAGCGCCGAACAGGTGATGCGTGTCCTGCGTCAGAGGGATGTGGACGGTGATGTAGTCGGAGTTCTTGATCAGATCGGGAAGCCCGACGAGCTGCACGCTCAGCTTTTCCGCCGCGCCGTGAGAGATATACGGATCGACGCCCAGTATCTTCATCCCGAAGCCGCGAGCCCGTCGCGCCACTTCGGTGCCGATCCTGCCCAGCCCGAGGATGCCCAACGTCTTGCCGTAGACCTCGACGCCCGTGAAGGCGGAGCGTTCCCAGCGCCCCTCGCGCAGCGAGGCGTTCGCCAACGCGATGTTCCGCGAGAGCGCCAGGATCATCGTCAGCGTGTGTTCCGCAGCCGACACCGTGTTGCCGGTCGGGCTGTTCATGACGACGATGCCGTTGCGCGTCGCAGCCTCGACGTCGATGTTGTCCGTGCCCACCCCGGCACGCCCGATGACCTTGAGGTTCGTGCCCGCCTGGATCAGCGCGGCGTCCGCTCGCGTGTGACTGCGAACCAGGAGCGCGTGGTAGCTCGGAATCGACGACATCAACTCGTCATGAGACAGTGATGTCTTGACGTCAACCTCCACGTCCGGCTGTGCGCGCAGGATCTCCAGCCCTCGCTCTCCGAGCGGGTCGCTGACGAGAACACGCCATCGCTGCACATCACTGCTTTTCGGTACCAACAGACGACCCCCGGGTTCGAGAGCTGACGACTTAGCCGCGTGTGGTTCGCACACAGACTGCCCCTTGCGGGCTTCTGTCCGAAAGTGTTCCAGACGAGCCCTCCATAATCAAGGGTACGAACCGGCGCACGGGGCGTGTCTCGCCCCGTTGCTCACAGGGCGGCTGTTCGGTAAGCTGGGCGTGCGTCAACGCGCACATACTCAGGAATCATCGAGTCGTCCATGCTGACGAAGGACATGGCTGCCCGCCTGCCCGACAGTCCGGGCGTCTACTTCTTCCACGACCGAACCGAGTTGCTCTACATCGGCAAAGCGAAACGTCTGCGGCGGCGTGTGCTCCAATACACGTCGTCGAGCAGGAAGCCGAGGCGAATCCATGAGCTCGTGCGCCGGACGAACCGCGTCGAGGTCGAGCGGCTCGGCTCGGAGCTGGAGGCGCTGCTCCTGGAGTCGCGGCTCATCAAGGAGCTTCAGCCGCCGTACAACGTGAAGCAGAAGCAGCTTCGAGGGCATCCGTTCATCCGCGTCATGCGCGAGGAGCGGTTCCCGAGGCTCACGGTCACGTCCAAGATCGAGAACGACGGCTGCGAGTACTTCGGGCCCTTCCCGTCGTTCGTCGCCGCCGAGGAAGCCCTCGCGCTGGTCCACCAGGTCTTCCCGCTGAGGTCGTGTCTGCTCCAGATCACGCCCTCGCCGACGATGCGTCCCTGCCTCGACTGGCACATCGGTCGGTGCGACGCTCCCTGCGCCGGACACATCAGCGATGAAGCGTATGGCGAGATCGTCGAGCGCGCCTGCGCCTTCCTGGGCGGCGGACACGAAGCCCTCGCTCGCGAGCTCTTGGCGGACCGAGACGAGGCGTGCTTCCGACTCGAGTTCGAGCGCGCCCGCAAAGTCCAGAACCGCCTCGATGCGCTCGTTCGTTACGCGAGCCGAAAGCGCTATCAGGTGAACGCGGTCCGCAACAGCCACCTGGTCGTCGTGTGTCCCGCGCTGCGCGATGACGAAGCCGAGCTCTTCTTCGTCCGCTCCGGGGAACTCGACCGGCAGGTGCGCGTCGAGCGCCGGATCGGCGACGCGGCGCTGGTGGACCTCTTCGGCGAAGCGTTTCTCACGCCGCGAAAGCGCCGAGAGTACACGCTCTACGACGTCGACGCGATGAACGTCACCTCCCAATGGCTCTTCGCGAATCGGAACCGGCAGGATATCGTCGCGATCGAGCGTCTGGACCCGGAGTGCTGCACCGACGCTCTCAGCCGAGTGCGATCGCTGCTGCGCGAGCCCCTGCAGATGGAGTTCCCGGAACTGGCGCGAGTTCCCTATGCGGTTTGAGCGCCCCGTTCTGCTTTTCGCCGTGCTGGCGCTGCCCGTGATCGCCGCGTGGCTGCTCGGTAACGAGCGGCGGCGCATCCGCGACTGCCACGCGCTGTCGCGGTTCGACGGCAGCCTCGCCGCATCCGTCCCAACCCGACGCGCGCTCGCCATACTGCTGCTGGGAGCCCTCCTGCTTCTTGCCGTCGCCGCTGCGGGCCCGGGTTCTAGGCGCACCGTGGCGTCGTCGCGGAACGACCGCGACATCGCCATCGTGCTCGATAGCTCGCTGAGCATGGCGGCAGAAGACATCCGACCGTCGCGCCTCGCGTTCGCCCGCACGATGGCGCGCACCATCGTCGAGCACCTGAACGGAGAGCGCGTGTCGATGACGGCGGTCGCCGGACGGGGCGTCGTGCAGTGCCCTCTCACGCGCGACTACGACGCCGTCGTGCGACTCATCGACAGCGTGGCGACCGACATGATCCCTCAACCGGGCTCCGCCATCGCCGACGGGCTGTCGCGCGCTCTGGGCTCCTTCGGACGCGAGCGCCAACGCGACCGCGTCATGCTCCTCCTGACCGATGGCGAGGAACACGAACCCGGCGCTGTTCGGATCGCGCGACAAGTTGGGCGCGCGGGCGTGCCCATCTGGGTCATCGGCGTTGGAACCGAGGAGGGCTCGCCCATCGCGCTGCGGGGCGAGAGCGGCACGATCACCGGCTACAAGCGCGACAAGGACGGCACGATTGTGACGACCCGCCTGAACCCGACGTTGCTCCGGCATGTCGCCGAAGCCAGCGATGGCGCGCTGTATCTCGCCTCTCCCGATGGTCACGTGCTGACGCCGGTCATCGACCGGCTGAGGGAGATCGCGCCGACCGGCGCATCGCCGCGTCGATGGCTGGAACTGACGCTCGCCCTCGCCGCCGCCGCGCTGGCGTGGTTCGCGTCGTTGGATGTCCTGCCGCCGTTCCACATCCCGACTTGGCTGCGATGGCTCTCGCGACCCCGCTCGCCCGCAGACGCGCGACGTTAACCGACCCGCCACGGCAGACCGACCCCTGACAGCGCGTGCTACTATTGCCCGTGTCTGCATGCATCCGGCGATATCCACGCAGAGAGGTCAAACTGGTGTCCGCATCCATCGCTCCGCACGGCGGAGCCCTGATCGACCGCACCGTGCGACAAGACGAACGCGCAGAGGTGGCGCAGTTGGCGAAAGGTCTGCCGAGGCTCACCGTCAACGCTCGCGAGGCATCCGACTTGGAGATGATCGCCATCGGCGGGTTCAGCCCGTTGACCGGCTTCATGTCCGAGCCCGACTACCGAAGCGTCGTCGATACGATGCACCTCGCCGACGGAAACGCCTGGAGCCTTCCCGTCACGTTGAGCCTATCGCGCGACGAAGCGAAAGCGGTCGAGGCGGCGGGGCAGGCTGCCCTCTATTCCGAGCAGGGACTGCTGGTCGCCGTGTTGGATGCTGCCGACATCTTCTCGTACGACAAGACGCACGAAGCGCAACACGTCTACCGGACGACCGAAGAAGCGCACCCGGGCGTCGCCGCGCTCTACCGCCAAGATGAGCTGCTCGTCGGCGGCAGCGTCGCGGTTCTCGACTACGTGCCGCGCGAGTCATTCGAGTACGCCGAGTTCCCTCCCGCCGTGTCGCGCAAGCTCTTCGCGGAGCGCGGCTGGAAGCGCGTCGTCGGCTTCCAGACCCGCAACCCGATCCATCGGGCGCACGAGTACATCATCAAGTGCGCGTTGGAGATCGTCGACGGGCTCTTCCTCCATCCGCTGATCGGCGAGACGAAGCAGGGGGATATCCCCGCCGATGTGCGGATGGACTGCTACCGTGTGCTGATCGACGGCTACTTCCCGAAGGATCGGGTCATCCTCGGAACCCTCCCAGCGGCGATGCGTTACGCGGGACCCCGCGAGGCGATTTTCCACGCGCTGGTTCGGAAGAACTACGGCGTGACGCACTTCATCGTCGGCAGGGACCACGCCGGAGTCGGCAACTACTACGGGACTTACGACGCCCAACACATCTTCGACGAGTTCGGTCCCGACGAGCTGGGCATCACGCCTCTCTTCTTCGAGCACGCGTTCTACTGCATGAGAACCGCTGGCATGGCGACCGCGAAAACGAGCCCCTCGACTCCGGAGGAGCGGCTCGCGCTGTCGGGCACGCGCGTCCGCGACATGCTTGCCGCCGGGGAGATTCCGCCGCCGGAGTTCACGCGCAAGGAAGTCGCCGAAATCCTGATTCGGTGGGCGCGGTCAGCCTAACGATTCATCTTGGGGTAGGGGCGACCCGGCGGGTTGCCCTCGTCGTACAGCGGGCGACGCATCGCGTCGCCCCTACGATATGGCGTCGGCAGGCTCCAGATGCACGTGCGTATCGGGCACTCCCCTACCAGTTCTTGAACGCGTACATTGCGTGTCCCGTCGCGATGGCGACGAGGCTGGCGATGCTCCCCACAGCGAACTCGCCCATGATGAAGCCGAGAAACAGCGGCAGCGCCTTTCGATAGCCCCGTATGCCCGTCGCCCGCAGCACGACGACCTTCAGGAACCACCCCGCCAGCACTGACGACCAGATCCAGTTCATCGCGTAGTCGTCCGCCAGCGCGTAGCCCAGCGGGTGCAGGGGCCACCACACATAGCGCGTTCGCAGCACCAGCAGACCTGCCGACACGACCGCGCCGATGACGATGGCGACCAACGACGGCACGTCGGTTTCCGACGGGAACGCCAGCCACCCCTCCAGACGCACGAAGGGCTCTCTGCCAAACGCGCCGACAGCATAGCTCGCGATGCCGCTCAGCCCGCCCTCCCGATAGAACGCGTGGAGCAGCATCCACCAGACGGACAGCCCTCCGACCACGCCGCCGGCGATGGTTGCCCAGAACATCCCGCGCGACCTGATCCTCTCCGCTTGGGCGAGTTTGAGTCCCTCCAACTGAATCGGCATCGGCACGCATCGGTAGGCGCGGTTGAACCAGTAGAACACCGAGAGTAGCGCCAGATTCTGAGCTCCCAGCCGACGCGACCCCGCTCCGGCGACGATCATCCGTTCAGGGCCCAAGAAGTGCAGATCGTGAACCGGCGCTCCAAGCTCCGCCCGGACGCGCGTGATCCCTGTCATCAGGATGAAATACGCAGCGAAGAAAGCCACGGCGACCCATGCCGCCATTCCCGCGCGGGCGGAAAACGCCACGAGGAAGGCGAATCCACCCACCATGCAGAGGATTGCGCCCCTGCCGGAAATCGGCTCGTCCTCTTCGCGGGGTGATCCTCGCCATCCGCGCCGCAGCACGTCGATGAACTGCCGTCTGCCCGCCCAGATGGCAAACGCGAAGATCGCCAGATACGCCCCGAAGGACTGATGCCGCGCATACGGGAACTCCGGGAGCCCTCGGAAGCCGGCGACCGCTCCCAGCACGCGCAGCCCTTTCGCGAGCCAATAGAAGAACCAGCCGGAGAACGACAGTTCCTGCGGAATGAGAAACACCATCGAGATGACGAACGGGAAAAGCCGTAGGGGCGTGAACCCGATGGCGCGCCACGGATGTTCGCGCACGAACTCGCCCAGGTTGACGCTCCAGACCAGCAGCGGCATGACCGGCACGAGGTAGGCGACCGTGTTGTAGACCGTCAGCATGCCCGTCACGCCGACGCCGAGCCAGAACAACCGGTTCCCAAGCAGCCCGGACCCGCTCCCGGCAAGTTCCAACGGAAGCTGCACGATCGGATAGGAGAGCCGTTCGCGCTCGATCCATTGCTTCCGCAACAGCGCGACGAGCCCGCCGAACACTAGCAGCATCGCCGCCAGGAACGCGAGCCACGCGCCCACGACCGGCAGCCAAGCCCTGAGGTGTGCCGCGCGGTAGAACGAGTCGCCCCCGACGTAGAACCCTTCGAGTGCGGACCGATCGCGCACGACCCACCACGACGGCAGGAACCGGGCGAAGGTGTTCTCCCAGTCGTTCTCCGGCGAGGCGAACCACGTCGGATACGCCGCCATGGGAACCAGCACCTGGATCATGTCGACGCCCGACACGGCGGTCGCCGCTGAAACCATCGCGTAGAGCGTCAGAAGCTCCGCGCCGTCGAGCGCGAAGCGTTTCGGGAGCAGACGGGAAACCGCCACCAGCGCCAGCAGCAGGAACACGACGTTGAAGAACACCGACATCGCCGTCGGGTAGAACGCGCCGCCCAGCGCGGATCCGCCGCCCCGCGTCGATCCGCCGCTCAGCATCTCCATCCGCAGCATCCAGTACACGGAGACGGGAACCAGGACGGCTCCGTAGACCCACGTCCTCGCCGTGACTCCGGATATCGCAGGCTGCGGCGCTGTCTCGACGGTAGCGGAGCGCGATGCCATGGGGATCGGGAACCCCTTTGTGGGAACCTGGGCGTGAATCTGCCGATCTCGGCGCGGACCGATCCTAGCACACGCCGGTTGATCGTCGGAACGGCTGACCCGACCGCCTCATTGTGGTAGAATAGCCGTGAGGCAGGAGCCGACCAGATGGCTGCGTCCACGAGCGCTTTCGGGCGTCCGCGGATGAGGAAAGTCCGGACTCCACAGGGTCAGGGCGCTGGGTAACTCCCAGGGGGAGCGATCTCACAGCAAGCGCAACAGAAAGCAGGCCGCCGGGACCTCGGTTCCGGTAAGGGTGAAACGGTGGTGTAAGAGACCACCAGCCGCTGTGGCGACACGGCGGGCTAGGCAAGCCTCGTCCGGAGCAAGACCGAATAGGAGGGAGCTACGGCAGACCCGCCATCCCTCGGGTACGGTCGCTTGAGGCGGGCAGAGATGTCCGCCCTAGAGGAATGGTCATCGCTCCGTGCCGCGTAAGCTGCGCGGAGAACAGAATCCGGCTTACGGGCGACTCCTGCCTCTCCAACGTCCGGTTGCCCGGTTATTCCTCGACGTCGCTGAGGCGCGCCCGAAGCGCCCTGCGCCAGACGGCACGCCACCATGCCCAGTCCGCTCTACGCCGATGTCGTCTTCCCGATACCGGTCGATCAGGCGTTTACCTACTCGGTGCCATCCTCTGCGGATCCCGCTCCGAGCGAAGGGAGCCGGGTGCTGGCTCGCTTCGGCGCTCGTACGCTGGAGGGCGTCGTCGTCGCCGTCCGAGAGACGCCGCCTGAGCTGAACCGCCTACTGCCGATTACCGACGTGCTGGACGACAGCCCAACGTTCCCTGCAGACATCCTGCGGCTCTGCCGCTGGGTCGCCGATTACTATCTGTGTTCTTGGGGCGAGGCTCTCCTCGCCGCCACTCCCGCCGGCATGCGTGCCACGGCGCGACGGCGCGTCTCCCTGACCGGAGCGGGCAGAGCCGCCGACATCGCCGGAATGGCGCAACGGGCTCCGGTGAGAGCCGCCATCCTCGATGCGCTGACGCGCCGCGACCGGCGAACCGTCACGCACCTGCGATCCGTCGTGGGTCGCTCCGGCACGCTGGCAGCCCTCAACAGCCTTCGGTTGGATCAGCTCGTGACCTTCGAGGACGAACTAGAGCCCGGCATCGGGCCCAAGCGCGTTCTCGTCGCGCGCCTCGCGCAGACACCGTCCGAAACGGCTGAGCTCCTGGACACCCTTCGGACTCGCGCTCCTCGGCAAGCCGAAGCGCTCCAGCATCTCGTCCGTTCCGACGGCGAAGCGCCGGTCTCCGAGCTGACGCGCGCTCGCGGCGTCACGTACCAGACCATGCGTTCGCTCGAACGCAAAGGCTTCGCGATCATCGACGAGATCGAGGAATCCCGCTTCGAGTTGCCGGACTCGTCCTCGCCGTTCGGCGTCGCGGCAGAGCCCCATGTGCTGAACGCGGATCAGGCGTACGCCGTCGGGCAGATCATCGACGCGCTGGATCGGCGTTCGCCGACGGCGTTCGTCCTTCGGGGCGTCACCGGCAGCGGCAAGACGGAGGTCTACCTAAGAGCCGTGCAGCGTGCGCTCGAACTGGGACGGGACTCGATCGTCCTGGTGCCCGAGATATCGCTGACGCCTCAGACGGTGGACCGTCTCTCCGCTCGCTTCGGGGCGCGAGTGGCGGTGCTCCACAGCCGCTTGTCGGCAGGAGAGCGCTACGACGCCTGGGTACGTATCCGGCGCGGCGACGCGCCCATTGTCGTCGGAGCGCGCTCGGCGGTCTTCGCACCGGTTCCCCGCCTCGGACTCGTCATCGTCGACGAGGAGCATGAAGGTTCCTACAAACAGGAAGACCCCGCGCCTCGGTACCACGCGCGGGATGTCGCGCTGCGACGCGCTTTCGACGCCGACGCTCCGTTGGTACTCGGCTCCGCGACGC
This genomic interval from Candidatus Poribacteria bacterium contains the following:
- a CDS encoding VWA domain-containing protein, encoding MRFERPVLLFAVLALPVIAAWLLGNERRRIRDCHALSRFDGSLAASVPTRRALAILLLGALLLLAVAAAGPGSRRTVASSRNDRDIAIVLDSSLSMAAEDIRPSRLAFARTMARTIVEHLNGERVSMTAVAGRGVVQCPLTRDYDAVVRLIDSVATDMIPQPGSAIADGLSRALGSFGRERQRDRVMLLLTDGEEHEPGAVRIARQVGRAGVPIWVIGVGTEEGSPIALRGESGTITGYKRDKDGTIVTTRLNPTLLRHVAEASDGALYLASPDGHVLTPVIDRLREIAPTGASPRRWLELTLALAAAALAWFASLDVLPPFHIPTWLRWLSRPRSPADARR
- the sat gene encoding sulfate adenylyltransferase — protein: MVSASIAPHGGALIDRTVRQDERAEVAQLAKGLPRLTVNAREASDLEMIAIGGFSPLTGFMSEPDYRSVVDTMHLADGNAWSLPVTLSLSRDEAKAVEAAGQAALYSEQGLLVAVLDAADIFSYDKTHEAQHVYRTTEEAHPGVAALYRQDELLVGGSVAVLDYVPRESFEYAEFPPAVSRKLFAERGWKRVVGFQTRNPIHRAHEYIIKCALEIVDGLFLHPLIGETKQGDIPADVRMDCYRVLIDGYFPKDRVILGTLPAAMRYAGPREAIFHALVRKNYGVTHFIVGRDHAGVGNYYGTYDAQHIFDEFGPDELGITPLFFEHAFYCMRTAGMATAKTSPSTPEERLALSGTRVRDMLAAGEIPPPEFTRKEVAEILIRWARSA
- the priA gene encoding primosomal protein N', which encodes MPSPLYADVVFPIPVDQAFTYSVPSSADPAPSEGSRVLARFGARTLEGVVVAVRETPPELNRLLPITDVLDDSPTFPADILRLCRWVADYYLCSWGEALLAATPAGMRATARRRVSLTGAGRAADIAGMAQRAPVRAAILDALTRRDRRTVTHLRSVVGRSGTLAALNSLRLDQLVTFEDELEPGIGPKRVLVARLAQTPSETAELLDTLRTRAPRQAEALQHLVRSDGEAPVSELTRARGVTYQTMRSLERKGFAIIDEIEESRFELPDSSSPFGVAAEPHVLNADQAYAVGQIIDALDRRSPTAFVLRGVTGSGKTEVYLRAVQRALELGRDSIVLVPEISLTPQTVDRLSARFGARVAVLHSRLSAGERYDAWVRIRRGDAPIVVGARSAVFAPVPRLGLVIVDEEHEGSYKQEDPAPRYHARDVALRRAFDADAPLVLGSATPSQETMHHIRTGEFEHIEMPSRVSEADMPMIHVVDMRAELRAGNRSIFSKPLADAMTDRLSRGEQVMLFLNRRGFSTYVFCRSCGHVERCPDCDLSYTYHERTDLLMCHACGRVAPMPRVCPAPNCGDSRIRQLGLGTQRVEAEAAPLMPNARIARMDADTTTGKDAHERILAAFYRHEIDVLIGTQMIAKGLDVPGVTLVGVLLAETSLNLPDFRAGERTMNLLTQVAGRSGRGTRAGEVIFQTYQPEHYAIAAAANHDFIGFTEQEYRKRAEHHYPPELHATRLLFRGEDRKRVELAAKRAAEVIAEAIKERQKEAETDDVLLKGPAPAPIARIGGEYRWHCLLCALDSSRIRDLIAPLVQPSTRRKTRGVSVTVDVDPGSVL
- a CDS encoding DMT family transporter; translation: MALSSFVFSAMSFLVRLAKEIDGVTFFDSAFFRFAVGIAVVAVYWRLSPTPIQITNWRWLALRGSVGGAAVLLYFYGIIAAGLAKGTILNYTYPIWAAILAPFLLRERVRPGLWIAVIAAFAGLYLLVVPSEGIGSVTHHDLIALAGGFLAGIAVLAIKRLRDTESSWTIFLSQSVFGLAMVGYWTAQRPFRFPVAGWVVLVSIGAVATIGQLLMTYSYKHVGGTEGSLLGLLTPVGNVIVGVTAFGEAFSARALCGGVVVLLACAYAAIPPRHEPSPAHVAFPPVNPDAAS
- the cysE gene encoding serine O-acetyltransferase, yielding MEPTIDAGSSAPRKRRGPVQAIREDLRAALERDPAARNWFEVVLFYPGWHALMMHRVAHLLWRSHLKLPARMLGAFSRFMTGIEIHPAVPIGRGFFIDHGMGVVIGETAEIGDNVTLYHGVTLGGRSLEKTKRHPTVGNNVVVGAGAKILGPVLIGDGARIGAGSVVVKDVPPNSVVVGVPGRVTFRDGAPVHDGIDLEHDNLPDPVVRALQCMLDRVQGLEAEIQRLDGRVKPYDALNAMDPDPRISGNPEDESPA
- a CDS encoding DUF1858 domain-containing protein, whose product is MSRLPNAVDIADRRSSSAVAMDGDPGEEGCTSNAITARSTVAEVLRRHPRCAIVFRHLGLNCCVCANSDVDTVGAIARALDFPLSDLLRDLHTAARLFVSNTASTTRAVPRSEEGA
- a CDS encoding phosphoglycerate dehydrogenase, with product MQRWRVLVSDPLGERGLEILRAQPDVEVDVKTSLSHDELMSSIPSYHALLVRSHTRADAALIQAGTNLKVIGRAGVGTDNIDVEAATRNGIVVMNSPTGNTVSAAEHTLTMILALSRNIALANASLREGRWERSAFTGVEVYGKTLGILGLGRIGTEVARRARGFGMKILGVDPYISHGAAEKLSVQLVGLPDLIKNSDYITVHIPLTQDTHHLFGAEEFAAMKRGVRIVNCARGGIFDEVALRESIQSGHCAGAALDVFENEPEIDPDLVGLPNVLATPHLGASTAEAQENISIEIATQCLNALRGKPVQNAINLPSVDARTLEVLGPYLQLAEKMGSLQAQLIDATIHEVIVEYTGGLFDKNVTPVTVAVQKGLLSPALPELVNYVNAPFYMQQRGIRVTETRSSSHDVFANLLTVTVRTDKGDRLISGTVFGRELRLVMLDDYHVSATPDGGMLLVYNNDQPGAIGVIGTLLGKHGINIADMSVGREGPGGRAVMLINVDGIVPRELIHELQSQKQINSVRFVVLPAL